One stretch of Halichoerus grypus chromosome 8, mHalGry1.hap1.1, whole genome shotgun sequence DNA includes these proteins:
- the NDRG2 gene encoding protein NDRG2 isoform X2, producing MAELREVQITEEKPLLPGHTPEVAKTHSVETPYGSVTFTVYGTPKPKRPAILTYHDVGLNYKSCFQPLFQFGDMQEIIQNFVRVHVDAPGMEEGAPVFPLGYQYPSLDQLADMIPCILQYLNFSAVIGVGAGAGAYVLSRYALTHPDTVEGLVLINIDPNAKGWMDWAAHKLTGLTSSIPEMILGHLFSQEELSGNSELIQKYRNIITHAPNLENIELYWNSYNNRRDLNLERGGAVTLKCPVMLVVGDQAPHEDAVVECNSKLDPTQTSFLKMADSGGQPQLTQPGKLTEAFKYFLQGMGYMASSCMTRLSRSRTASLTSAASIDGNRSRSRTLSQSSESGTLPSGPPGHTMEVSC from the exons ATGGCGGAGCTGCGGGAGGTGCAGATCACCGAGGAGAAGCCGCTGTTGCCGGGGCACACGCCCGAGGTGGCCAAG ACTCACTCTGTGGAGACACCTTATGGCTCTGTCACTTTTACTGTCTATGGCACCCCCAAACCCAAACGTCCAGCGATACTCACCTACCACGATGTGGGACTCAACT ATAAATCTTGCTTCCAGCCACTGTTTCAATTCGGGGATATGCAGGAAATCATTCAGAACTTCGTGCGGGTTCATGTGGATGCCCCTGGAATGGAAGAGGGGGCTCCTGTGTTCCCTTTGGG ATACCAGTACCCATCTCTGGACCAGCTTGCGGACATGATCCCTTGCATCCTGCAGTACTTAAA TTTCTCCGCGGTCATTGGAGTCGGTGCCGGAGCTGGGGCCTATGTCCTGTCACGATATGCT CTTACCCACCCAGATACGGTCGAGGGTCTTGTCCTCATCAACATTGATCCCAATGCCAAGGGTTGGATGGATTGGGCAGCCCACAAG CTAACAGGTCTTACCTCTTCCATTCCGGAGATGATCCTTGGACATCTTTTCAGCCAG GAGGAGCTGTCTGGAAATTCGGAGTTGATACAAAAGTACAGAAATATCATTACACACGCACCCAACCTGGAGAACATTGAACTGTACTGGAACAGCTACAACAA CCGCCGAGACCTGAACCTTGAGCGTGGAGGTGCTGTGACCCTCAA GTGCCCTGTGATGCTGGTGGTAGGAGATCAAGCACCCCATGAAGATGCAGTG GTGGAGTGTAACTCAAAGCTGGACCCCACCCAGACCTCTTTTCTCAAG ATGGCCGACTCTGGAGGTCAGCCCCAGCTGACTCAG CCAGGCAAGCTGACCGAGGCCTTCAAGTACTTCCTGCAAGGCATGGGCTACA TGGCCTCATCCTGCATGACTCGCCTGTCCCGATCACGCACAGCCTCCCTGACCAGTGCAGCGTCCATTGATGGCAACCGGTCCCGCTCTCGCACCCTGTCCCAGAGCAGCGAGTCTGGGACTCTCCCTTCAGGGCCCCCGGGGCATACCATGGAGGTCTCCTGTTGA
- the NDRG2 gene encoding protein NDRG2 isoform X1 — MAELREVQITEEKPLLPGHTPEVAKEAELAARILLDQGQTHSVETPYGSVTFTVYGTPKPKRPAILTYHDVGLNYKSCFQPLFQFGDMQEIIQNFVRVHVDAPGMEEGAPVFPLGYQYPSLDQLADMIPCILQYLNFSAVIGVGAGAGAYVLSRYALTHPDTVEGLVLINIDPNAKGWMDWAAHKLTGLTSSIPEMILGHLFSQEELSGNSELIQKYRNIITHAPNLENIELYWNSYNNRRDLNLERGGAVTLKCPVMLVVGDQAPHEDAVVECNSKLDPTQTSFLKMADSGGQPQLTQPGKLTEAFKYFLQGMGYMASSCMTRLSRSRTASLTSAASIDGNRSRSRTLSQSSESGTLPSGPPGHTMEVSC, encoded by the exons ATGGCGGAGCTGCGGGAGGTGCAGATCACCGAGGAGAAGCCGCTGTTGCCGGGGCACACGCCCGAGGTGGCCAAG GAGGCTGAGTTAGCTGCCCGAATCCTCCTGGACCAGGGACAG ACTCACTCTGTGGAGACACCTTATGGCTCTGTCACTTTTACTGTCTATGGCACCCCCAAACCCAAACGTCCAGCGATACTCACCTACCACGATGTGGGACTCAACT ATAAATCTTGCTTCCAGCCACTGTTTCAATTCGGGGATATGCAGGAAATCATTCAGAACTTCGTGCGGGTTCATGTGGATGCCCCTGGAATGGAAGAGGGGGCTCCTGTGTTCCCTTTGGG ATACCAGTACCCATCTCTGGACCAGCTTGCGGACATGATCCCTTGCATCCTGCAGTACTTAAA TTTCTCCGCGGTCATTGGAGTCGGTGCCGGAGCTGGGGCCTATGTCCTGTCACGATATGCT CTTACCCACCCAGATACGGTCGAGGGTCTTGTCCTCATCAACATTGATCCCAATGCCAAGGGTTGGATGGATTGGGCAGCCCACAAG CTAACAGGTCTTACCTCTTCCATTCCGGAGATGATCCTTGGACATCTTTTCAGCCAG GAGGAGCTGTCTGGAAATTCGGAGTTGATACAAAAGTACAGAAATATCATTACACACGCACCCAACCTGGAGAACATTGAACTGTACTGGAACAGCTACAACAA CCGCCGAGACCTGAACCTTGAGCGTGGAGGTGCTGTGACCCTCAA GTGCCCTGTGATGCTGGTGGTAGGAGATCAAGCACCCCATGAAGATGCAGTG GTGGAGTGTAACTCAAAGCTGGACCCCACCCAGACCTCTTTTCTCAAG ATGGCCGACTCTGGAGGTCAGCCCCAGCTGACTCAG CCAGGCAAGCTGACCGAGGCCTTCAAGTACTTCCTGCAAGGCATGGGCTACA TGGCCTCATCCTGCATGACTCGCCTGTCCCGATCACGCACAGCCTCCCTGACCAGTGCAGCGTCCATTGATGGCAACCGGTCCCGCTCTCGCACCCTGTCCCAGAGCAGCGAGTCTGGGACTCTCCCTTCAGGGCCCCCGGGGCATACCATGGAGGTCTCCTGTTGA
- the TPPP2 gene encoding tubulin polymerization-promoting protein family member 2, with product MASEAGKTFQRFAVFGESSSSGTEMNNKNFSKLCKDCGIMDGKTVTSTDVDIVFSKVKAKNARTITFQQFQEAMKELGQKRFKDKNPDEALENIYKLMEGKDPATTGVTKATTVGGVSRLTDTSKYTGTHKERFDESGKGKGIAGREETTDNSGYVSGYKGAGTYDKKSSK from the exons ATGGCATCAGAAGCAGGGAAAACTTTCCAGCGGTTTGCTGTCTTTGGAGAATCATCGAGCAGTGGCActgaaatgaacaacaaaaactTCTCCAAGCTATGCAAAGACTGTGGCATCATGGATGGCAAGACAGTCACCTCCACTGATGTGGACATCGTATTCAGCAAAGTCAA GGCCAAGAATGCCCGAACCATCACATTTCAACAGTTCCAGGAGGCAATGAAGGAACTGGGCCAGAAACGATTCAAGGACAAGAACCCAGATGAAGCTCTGGAGAACATTTATAAACTCATGGAAGGCAAGGATCCAGCTACCACTGGTGTTACC AAAGCAACGACAGTGGGTGGGGTGAGCCGGCTGACGGACACCAGCAAGTACACGGGCACGCACAAGGAGCGCTTTGATGAGAGTGGCAAGGGCAAAGGCATCGCAGGACGGGAAGAGACGACTGACAACTCAGGCTATGTGAGTGGCTACAAGGGTGCTGGCACCTATGACAAGAAGAGCAGCAAATAA
- the RNASE13 gene encoding putative inactive ribonuclease-like protein 13, with amino-acid sequence MAPAVAWLLFLQLVLGPTLVVDIKVQIAIKNFRILHIDYPRVSYPKGFQGYCNGLMAYVRGRKQSWYCPQIHYMVHAPWREIKRFCKYSDSFCENYNEYCTLTEDSFPVTICSLAPRQPPTSCHYNDTLTNQRLYLLCSGKHDAEPIGIIGLY; translated from the coding sequence ATGGCACCAGCTGTGGCCTGGCTCCTGTTTCTCCAGCTTGTTCTAGGGCCAACTCTGGTTGTGGACATCAAGGTGCAGATTGCCATCAAGAACTTCCGCATATTACACATCGACTATCCGCGGGTTAGCTACCCAAAGGGTTTCCAGGGCTATTGTAATGGTCTCATGGCCTATGTGCGGGGCAGAAAACAGAGCTGGTATTGCCCCCAAATCCATTATATGGTGCATGCCCCCTGGAGAGAGATCAAGAGGTTCTGCAAGTACAGCGATAGCTTCTGTGAGAATTACAATGAATACTGTACACTCACAGAGGACTCCTTCCCTGTCACGATCTGCTCTCTGGCCCCTAGACAGCCGCCTACGAGCTGCCACTACAATGACACCCTAACCAACCAAAGGCTCTACCTGCTCTGTTCTGGAAAGCATGATGCTGAACCGATAGGAATCATCGGCCTCTACTAG
- the NDRG2 gene encoding protein NDRG2 isoform X3 — MAPPNPNVQRYSPTTMWDSTPLFQFGDMQEIIQNFVRVHVDAPGMEEGAPVFPLGYQYPSLDQLADMIPCILQYLNFSAVIGVGAGAGAYVLSRYALTHPDTVEGLVLINIDPNAKGWMDWAAHKLTGLTSSIPEMILGHLFSQEELSGNSELIQKYRNIITHAPNLENIELYWNSYNNRRDLNLERGGAVTLKCPVMLVVGDQAPHEDAVVECNSKLDPTQTSFLKMADSGGQPQLTQPGKLTEAFKYFLQGMGYMASSCMTRLSRSRTASLTSAASIDGNRSRSRTLSQSSESGTLPSGPPGHTMEVSC, encoded by the exons ATGGCACCCCCAAACCCAAACGTCCAGCGATACTCACCTACCACGATGTGGGACTCAACT CCACTGTTTCAATTCGGGGATATGCAGGAAATCATTCAGAACTTCGTGCGGGTTCATGTGGATGCCCCTGGAATGGAAGAGGGGGCTCCTGTGTTCCCTTTGGG ATACCAGTACCCATCTCTGGACCAGCTTGCGGACATGATCCCTTGCATCCTGCAGTACTTAAA TTTCTCCGCGGTCATTGGAGTCGGTGCCGGAGCTGGGGCCTATGTCCTGTCACGATATGCT CTTACCCACCCAGATACGGTCGAGGGTCTTGTCCTCATCAACATTGATCCCAATGCCAAGGGTTGGATGGATTGGGCAGCCCACAAG CTAACAGGTCTTACCTCTTCCATTCCGGAGATGATCCTTGGACATCTTTTCAGCCAG GAGGAGCTGTCTGGAAATTCGGAGTTGATACAAAAGTACAGAAATATCATTACACACGCACCCAACCTGGAGAACATTGAACTGTACTGGAACAGCTACAACAA CCGCCGAGACCTGAACCTTGAGCGTGGAGGTGCTGTGACCCTCAA GTGCCCTGTGATGCTGGTGGTAGGAGATCAAGCACCCCATGAAGATGCAGTG GTGGAGTGTAACTCAAAGCTGGACCCCACCCAGACCTCTTTTCTCAAG ATGGCCGACTCTGGAGGTCAGCCCCAGCTGACTCAG CCAGGCAAGCTGACCGAGGCCTTCAAGTACTTCCTGCAAGGCATGGGCTACA TGGCCTCATCCTGCATGACTCGCCTGTCCCGATCACGCACAGCCTCCCTGACCAGTGCAGCGTCCATTGATGGCAACCGGTCCCGCTCTCGCACCCTGTCCCAGAGCAGCGAGTCTGGGACTCTCCCTTCAGGGCCCCCGGGGCATACCATGGAGGTCTCCTGTTGA